The sequence CAATACATAGTCTCTTCTCTCCTGGTTTGGTTAGGTTAAGcttcgaagaagaagaagaagaagaagtaagaaacttttattatattttattttcaaattaaaataaaagatgatttttcaaaattaccaTAAAACCCTTTTTCAAATTCGTTGAAATACAAGGCTATAATAGTAaaaatctttttattatttaatttatttacaccccaaaattttctaaaggcaccccattttaataatttttattttatataaaatttatatctttaattgtactaaatttttttaacttttttttccaattcatattcttaaaaaatatacctatcaaataaaaataaattatattttaaatattatgaggaaaaaattaaaataaaaaattatataaaattttcttagaaaaaattaaaaaaaaatatacatgagttagaaaaaattatgaaaataaaatcaaaataagtattgaaattaacataaaataaaaatggggTGTACTTATCATTTTGTGGGGTGTAAATAGAACTCcccttttatatttatttatctgtgttaaaagttttttcTGTCAAAAAAATAAACTCTCGTCTCTACTGAAGGCAGGTATGAATAGAAtcacttttgaatttcaatcTAAAATCTCTTCTACTGTAATTGTATATagataatatacatatacatatacatatacatacgaGAAAATCTCAAGCTTTGAATCCCTATTTatgcttcttttcttttcttttttttttttgaggaaagGGTTTTCGTACATCGTTTCATGGATGTCAAACCCTTGATATATGCAGTTTTTAAGCTTGTTTTCTAATCAACGAAAATGAAATTTGCGTACTTTGTTTCACTGGAATTGTTTTGAAGTTGTTTGGGATTTGGTGGATATTTGGTTTATGCATAAATAATTGAGAGAGGCATAGTATTAATGCATTGGCCTCTTGTGCGGAGCTTATGTATTAATTGTATCATGTGCCGGAGAAAAGAGGCTCAGAAGCCTATGTATGAACAAGGCTTAATTTTACTTCCCCACTTATGCATTGTATTATTTGGTCTACGTACTCGAACTGATAACATTCGAGATTATGCAGGATTGATTATACacgaaagattttttttttggctctcTCTTATCCTTAGGAAGCATCATGGTCGCATAGAGTAAATTAAGTATAGAGTAAATTAAGTGaagttttttgtaaattttagtttttcacATTGTTAGTTTGACAAATTTGACTTGTGTgacaaattttctttttataaatcaTCGAACTAAGTTTCATAATCTTATTGATTATGTTTCTTACTATAGATTATATGGGTGTAGGCAAAAATTGTAACTTCTGATATTGTACCGCATCCAAAAAGGTAATCCATAGGCTATCAGTGGGTTACGTTTTCTTATTTTGTCATATTTAACTTTATTTGcatttttgttttataatagGAGTTCTCGAATTGGGTGTTTAGTTTTAATAGTATGCAAAATTTGATGGTGGTTTGTGGGTGATTTTGCTGTGTGTTATGTTATGGAACTGATTTTGTTAGACCACACTCTACACTCTAATATAAATGTTGTGATAATGTAAAATAACATTGAAATGAACTGATTTTCTTAGTTCTTTATTTGGTGGTaacaatttttttcttgtttgttttgtttgtatCACCTGGCAGTGAACATGTCAGCATATGATAACGTGGTTGGTGGGAAGCTGAAGCTTAAGGGAAAGGCTCTGGATGTTAAGGCTGGCGatatgaagaaaaagaagaaacatAAGAAGCTTCTTCAAGATCAAAACTCTGTAATCAAACAAGATGATCTTTCAACTGCTGGTATGGTACCTTGTCtttacttttctttctttttgaagTTGTTGTTGTTCAAGGCTGTTATTTCCCTATTTTTCTATGTTCAACACTTGAAATTGATGGCAGAAATCGTTTTACATGAATTAAAAATTGTTTAATCGACCTATGCTATGCCCTATAACTTGTTGAATCTGTAAAAACACCTTTTTTCTTGctataaattttcataactATTTGGATATTTATCATATTATGAATTATGTAGGTGGTGGAAGTGGCATTCTTGAGGAGGATGAAATCAATGATAGCGATGGCCGCAACAACGACAACAAATCAAgtgaagaaggaaagaatggCAGTTCTTATGATCAGAATATGACAGCTGCTGAGAAAAGATACATAGAACAAAGAGAGAGAATCGATAACCAGAGATTGGCGAAGACTGCTAACAAGTCTCACCGTGATAGGATTCAGGATTTCAATCAGTATCTTGCTAACATGAGTGAACATTATGACATCCCTAAAGTTGGTCCAGGTTAATCAACCCAAGCCCCAATGAAGCATATCATCTATGTCAGGAGTCTTTGTTTAGCAACAAAACTTTTCAGGGCTTGATTATGTGtcttttttcttctcttgtATTATGTTCTGTTATGGGACTCAAAATGTTTGTTTACTGTTCTATTATTGTAAGATTTGTTAGGTGACCAAGTACAAGTTTGATACTTGTGTAACTGTACCAAAACTCTATTCAAACTTGTATTATATAATCTGCTAGAAAACATGTAAGAGACTTTAATGATAATGACTTCATGGAAAACAGGTTTTATCTTACTTCAAATTACCAAATGTTATCAGCATAAATTTACCCTCCCCACGAGATGGACTTGTCTATAGAGAACTCGCTGTATTGAAGGTGGCTCGCAATATTATAGTACTCGCAGTACCGAAAGAAAGAATCTCGCAATATTAACTAAAAGAGACCTCGCTATATTAAGAAAGGCACACCTCGCATATTTGATGAAGTTGCAGAATCAATAGGAAAAGGCGCAAATACATACACTAATCAACGGAAGTCAACAGTCAAACATTCAAGGAGCATTCATGACAAACAttacacatattttataatcgttgtaattaatttgattaataagcctattattattattattattaccattATTTTGTAACGGTCTCATTATGACCATTATTTGTAATCGATGCCTACTACTTATAAGTAGAGGCTTCCCCCTCCATTTAAAGGGGGCTGATCTGAATAAAGAAACAGAGCTAGAGTACTCTTTTCAACAGTGGATTAGGCAGGCCGAGCCCGAAGCTCATGCTGAAGTACTATACTTTTCTGTGtctattttatactatttacaATACTCGCATATATTATATACTATATTCTTCAAGTActcgttattttcatatcttatATATTCAGTGTAATTTGAGGCATCTAAAAttaaaagatgaagaagaaagtaGTACAACTAGATATATAAGATATGATATTAATTGATAATTTAATAATCTCACAGTGATCATTTTTAATGAATTGTTTTAATTGATCAGAGGGATTCCCTAATTTAGCTAACATAATAATGTAATGTAATtaattagaagtgattttgtATGGTAGAAGATTGGTGTTGGAATTGGGGTTGGAGTTGGAGTTGGACTTGTCAAGAATAGACCACATGACTTGGACATCTTCATAAGCACATGCCATGACTTCACCCTCAAGCTGATCCATCACCAATATTCTATTACTCTCCCTgctgttttcttcttcttcttctgcatATACAATCCATACATACATCAATATCATCACActttcaataatatatatatatatatatatatatttatatgatagTCATAtacaattatacatatatacctTGGAGTTGGAGGTCATGATGATGAGATTTGTTATTAGTAGTAGTGGATTGTTGGTGATTGAAGAAAGTGCGAGCTTTCTTGAAGGGAGTTGCAATGGTCTTCTTCCAAGATGCCATGTATAAATTCCTATATAGGATATGATAtgatatggtatgttatatatgttctctctctctctctctatctctccagTAGTGTTTATAATATAACTCATCTACAATTAAAAAGACTTATATATACCCATTAATTGTGTGTGTGGTTCTACTTTTGCTCATGAGAATAGGAAAGAGAGAGGCAAGATCCGTGAGATGaggtaattatttattaaaaaaaaatgagaagagAAGACTAATACATACATACAtgatacatgtatatatataatagatggAATATTATTGCTTGTGTGTTCCATTCCACTCCACCAGCTTCAACTTTCCCACATGTGCTACACGTGAATtcattttcctaattaatttccTTTTCTCACTCCTATCCTTCCTATATATGGCCTACTCCTATGCCTATCCCTATTCATACATACACTACACTACACTACACATATATGTTATGTAGGTACCATTAACCATCATTACCAACCAACCATACATATAATAGGGAAATTCGGtaagagaaatttaaatttatatgcttacatattaaatttttttaacacaaacttattaaattaaaaaaagaaaaaaagaatactTTAATTAATACTTATAATATATTTCTCAGCTCTACTAATTTCACTATCCATACTTTCTATTTTCATTTATATTGACGGTACTCTGATGGAAGTCTAATAATGGTCCGATGGTAGCCTAATGATACTTGTTTTTTTATGTTTGTATACTTAAAAAATGATAGCATCATACTATTATCGGACCACCATTAGCCACTATCGAACCATATTCTACATTTATAAATGTTAAACTCCATTCATTAAGCTCGTGAGGAAGGCATTATGTCACTATCGGACCACCATCAAACTACCATCGAACCATATCCTACATTTATCGGTAGCATCGAGCCACCATCAGACCTTCATCTTCAACTTTTACTCATTTTAACAATATGAAAGCATCATGCCACCATCGTACGACTATTGGGCCTGGCAGAAAAATCAATTTTCTACCCAAAACTCAGTTCCGACCATTTTCGATGCTAAATCTAACATCAACTCAAAGATAACAGACGttaaatcatataatttattCCTTTGACAATATTTTCGATGGAGAAGTCGTAGTTGATGGAGAAGTCGTTGGGTCCGTGGGTCGTTGGGTCCAGTGATCATTGGGCACGTGGGTCGTTGGGTTTGTGGTCGCGGTAGTCGTGGAGAAAAGAGACCGAGGTTGTGGGTGGTGGGTTATGGGTCAAGTCCTTGGGGTGAGTTTAGAGAGCGAGAGAGAAaagggaggaagagagagggtcAAGTGTTTGAAATGGGAGGGGCAGAATTGGGTTTTATAAAACATTAGTCGATTCTACCCATATGGGTTAACTTAGGTTTAGAGAAATAATTTTAATCCAATAAATACATAGAAAGTTAAATTTTCCTTTGATAAAATAATAGGAAAAATAACAACATAAACTAAATTAAATCACTATTGGCAATGTAGGTCTATTTTTCATATCTCCCCACACTACTAGAGAAAGGGCCTTTATCTTCGGTTTTTAGGCCAGTTTATCTTCGGATTTTATTAAAAATCGCAACCGAAGTCATTTAAGGCGATGACATAAATATAAACACTTTTAATTTCGGTTATGTATCCCGCATAAATATAAAAACTTTTAATTTCGATTATGTATAAAAATCGAAAATAAaaccaaaatttcaaaaaaaaaaaccgatgaagcaattattaaaatagttttatctttggaattttaatttattaaagaaaaaaacgaaaataaaaGATATATTTGTAGTTTGGCCAAATTACCTCTCTTATATAAAAAATCTcacacactctctctttcttctatGACATAAATTTTAAGCACCTATCGAACCATATCGTGCCTTTATCAACCATCTTACCACCATCAGACTTTCATTCCTAACCTCCAAATTACACTACTATCTCAgacaatatacaaaaaaaaaaacacaaaaaacatAAATTTCACCAAAAGTCAATTTTTTACCAAAAAGTAAacaaaaaagataaagaaaCCACAAATCGTTCGTAATGTCCGTTCAACAGTGGTGGTCGTGGGTAGTCAGCCACACACCGGAGAGAACCAAAGAAAGGGAGGGTCGTGGGTGGTGGTATAGCAGTGCGATTGATGAATTTGGAGTGTTTTGTGGTGGTCGGTTGGGTGAGAATAAAACTGACAAAGCGAGAGAGAAAGAgcgagagggaaagagagaataGAAGCGGGTTTCTTTATTGGGCTTTTTGAAATGAAAGGAATAATTTGAGGTGTTATACTCGATTTTTAAAaagtcaaaaaaattaattcccTGTGTGATTTTGACTAAGATTCGTAAAGGCTAAATAAGTTGAGATATTCTAGTTAAATTTAGgacataaaaatattaactaACCATTGGTGTCAGACCTACACCCAAATGTGTCCAACTTAAAATCTATTGGGCTTTTTAAATGAAAGGGATAATTTAGGAGTATACTCAAAAGTTGGCACACAAAAAATACACGTTAACTTTagtttaagtaattaattttatttaatagatACATATTCAgccaaattttccaaataatatCAATTACTCtcattacatattataatatattcacTCTATTAAGTGTGATATGAGGCCATATAATATTGTTAGGAGAAATGATAAATATGTTGTTTACCACCCTTCGAAGGTAATGTTCTATTAGTATATTTGAATATGGAGTCTCATTTATTTCAATCCTTAATAGTATTGATGtgttaatttaaaatttctacaAATTGATTGGCCTAGAAAATTCCAAcaaaacacatatataataagtacaagtatatgtatgtatagatGCATgtgaatatatttatatgtgaatGTGATATGGTCACAAGTCACAATCACATGTTGTAGTGGTACGGAGCAAGGAGATTGGGCAAGAGAGACAACCATATCTACAATGCAGTCTCTCTCGGATTCTATTCTATTCTAttctataatattaatatatgttaCCTAATTAACCCCAAAGTAAACTAATACATAAAAatgttttcagtttttttttttttgtgtggggTTGGTTGATGTTTATAATCATGAGTTCGATGACATTCACTAGGTTCGAAGCAACATGTTATATATGTTAATATTATccaaataattgaaattggaataGGCACATGAACTGAACTTCCTTGTTTATATAGTACTCTttacattttaataataaagtagATTAGTCTGTAAAGGTTAATTGGAAGAAAGAAAAGGAAACCTTTgtttatcataaatatatatatgtgtttaattaaggTCAATGTTTCCTACATACCTTGAACTCCGAAGCCTCCTTCCTTCCTTCACACTATGCTAAACTAAAAGATAATATTGTTATAAAAttcttataaataatataaaatagataaaaaaaaatatagaagaagatgaagagagaaaaaaaaaactgagaaTTTCTCAACAGTTTATTGTAATAGAATAAACCTCTCATTTATACAATAATATGActagaataataaaaaatcaaatcaataaaataaaatatataatcacTGATTAATACATTAATTTAAACATCcactatataatattttatttaatgatgatagtattttttttttttgtgtgtgtgttttgaGAGTCTCTATATAAACTCCATTTTTGTAAATTGTACGCAAATAAATGTAACAGTGCATCCCCCCTACCTTACCTTTGCTTTTTTCTTTCTCTATCTATGTTTATGTTGTCATTATTactcaatatttaatttactaTATAGTCTTCTCcataatttcttaattattatACTCCTCTTTATTCTATCCCACCCACATGCCAAGCAAGACTGACAGTATGCAGTgacaaattattatatattattatacacTACCATCGTTCATACCatagaatattattattattattgttttgataaCAAAAGAAAACTGGTTAATCATCATTTCCacatgcagagagagagagagagagagagagactcacTGCATGTTTGGGCTTTAAATTGGCTGTCCTTTTTGAATTATTATGATTGATGAGGATGATGTTTTATATCTCCCCTCATTATTATTCcactattattaattaaatgccCATATAAGAACAACAATAGCAATGCAATAGGAACACAAAGATTACGATTAATGTATGGGAgccaaaattaagaaaaatgaaTACAGTATATTGATTGATTGATTGAGGAATCAGAAACAATAGTTACTATTACTACTACAATGAAATGAATTGGCTACCAAAAGTAACATATCAAGTGCAAGTGGGTTCCATTTTCATGCAATAAAATAACAACTACTTTATGCTTCAATCAAGCTTTGTACTTAGTCCACAGACTCCACACCCACACCCACACCCACACCCACACAACGTGCTTCTTCTTGTCTCTTAAAGCCAGAGCAAGTGGCCGGCCCCACCAAACTCCAtc is a genomic window of Cannabis sativa cultivar Pink pepper isolate KNU-18-1 chromosome 9, ASM2916894v1, whole genome shotgun sequence containing:
- the LOC115723322 gene encoding uncharacterized protein LOC115723322; amino-acid sequence: MSAYDNVVGGKLKLKGKALDVKAGDMKKKKKHKKLLQDQNSVIKQDDLSTAGGGSGILEEDEINDSDGRNNDNKSSEEGKNGSSYDQNMTAAEKRYIEQRERIDNQRLAKTANKSHRDRIQDFNQYLANMSEHYDIPKVGPG
- the LOC115723323 gene encoding uncharacterized protein LOC115723323 translates to MASWKKTIATPFKKARTFFNHQQSTTTNNKSHHHDLQLQEEEEENSRESNRILVMDQLEGEVMACAYEDVQVMWSILDKSNSNSNPNSNTNLLPYKITSN